The following coding sequences are from one Oncorhynchus nerka isolate Pitt River linkage group LG6, Oner_Uvic_2.0, whole genome shotgun sequence window:
- the si:ch73-174h16.4 gene encoding leucine-rich repeat-containing protein 14, producing the protein MVLPLVNLCAKEVVSDHSSSPGWLGCVPRELYRPLLEAAFTNCRPLAVGELVQRWPERTLRAGGRRRGQSPPNRLCVQALLLAVVRGLSDKRCALQVLDLCGLQCEEGGVGDPMGGWSLTVALSTMVVQARAAAQKALGREGERERKRVLAMERERDVVKRERGGGLEEGEGGGLLVESVRKEKEETSGCLREDQQVKGVRRRMEMERRKESAAVAGGKGEADSEVDSEVVVCVRADLFVNARSWERVRAALGTTGPLKLQCRYVRVEELSVSSIGSLLDLLPRHVLLGVDIRYSCLGVAGLALLLPQLSMFPMLSSLRLHYCNLDIRRDMAGQEGAMKDMSQGLGKLSQLRRLSLTALRLPGHLRMLLSSFPQPLEVLELPYLSLTPADLSYLSCSPHASSLQQLDLSENRLDELALPSVRRLLSQASSCLMQLSLSGCGLTDGLLAAMLPSLSCCRGLKSLGLALNPLSLAGLLDLVRTAVRMPSLRQLLYPNPLEDYQPGLPPMPSSAQLLDWPLDELVEVHEATSLQLDRVVMESGRSDLLLTCDLLNYNKDLVEQ; encoded by the exons ATGGTGCTTCCCTTGGTGAATCTTTGTGCCAAAGAGGTTGTGAGTGATCACAGTTCCTCTCCGGGTTGGCTTGGTTGTGTACCCAGGGAACTGTACAGACCGCTTCTGGAGGCTGCCTTCACCAACTGCCGCCCGCTGGCTGTCGGGGAATTGGTGCAGCGATGGCCCGAGCGGACTCTGCGGGCTGGCGGCCGGAGGCGGGGGCAGAGTCCTCCAAATCGACTCTGTGTCCAGGCTCTTTTGCTCGCGGTGGTCAGAGGGTTGTCGGACAAAAG GTGTGCTCTCCAGGTGCTGGACCTATGTGGGCTGCAgtgtgaggagggaggagtgggagaccCAATGGGTGGTTGGTCACTGACCGTGGCCCTCAGCACCATGGTTGTACAGGCCAGGGCTGCAGCTCAGAAGGCCctcgggagagagggggaacgggaaaGGAAGAGAGTGCTGGccatggaaagggagagagacgtggtcaaacgagaaagaggaggagggttagaggaaggagagggaggcgggCTGCTGGTGGAGTctgtgagaaaagagaaagaggagacatCGGGGTGTCTGCGGGAGGACCAGCAGGTGAAGGGGgtaaggaggaggatggagatggagaggagaaaggagagtgcAGCAGTGGCAGGTGGCAAGGGGGAGGCAGACTCTGAGGTAGACAGcgaggtggtggtgtgtgtgagggCTGACCTCTTTGTGAATGCCCGCTCCTGGGAGCGTGTGCGCGCAGCCCTGGGTACGACAGGCCCCCTCAAGTTACAGTGCAGGTATGTCCGTGTGGAGGAGCTCTCTGTCTCCAGCATCGGATCTCTGCTAGACCTCCTACCCCGTCATGTCCTCCTGGGAGTGGACATCCGCTACAGCTGCCTGGGGGTGGCCGGCCtggctctcctcctccctcagctCTCCATGTTCCCCATGCTGAGCTCCTTGCGCCTGCACTATTGCAACCTGGACATCCGCAGAGACATGGCCGGCCAGGAGGGGGCAATGAAGGACATGTCCCAGGGGCTGGGGAAGCTCAGTCAGCTGCGCCGCCTCAGCCTCACTGCCCTCCGGCTGCCTGGACACCTCCGCATGCTGCTCAG cTCTTTCCCTCAGCCGCTGGAGGTGCTGGAGCTTCCCTACCTGAGCCTAACCCCCGCCGACCTCTCCTATCTATCCTGCAGCCCGCACGCCTCCTCACTGCAGCAATTGGACCTGAGTGAGAACAGGCTGGATGAGTTGGCCTTGCCCTCGGTGCGTCGCCTCCTCTCCCAGGCGTCCAGCTGCCTCATGCAACTTTCCCTGAGCGGCTGTGGTCTCACCGACGGCCTGTTGGCGGCAATGCTCCCGTCGCTCAGCTGCTGCCGGGGCCTGAAGAGCCTGGGCCTCGCCTTGAACCCGCTCTCCCTGGCCGGGCTCCTGGACCTGGTGAGGACGGCGGTCAGGATGCCCTCCCTCCGACAGCTTCTGTACCCCAATCCCCTGGAGGACTACCAGCCTGGGCTGCCCCCCATGCCCTCCAGTGCCCAGCTGCTGGACTGGCCCTTGGATGAGCTGGTGGAGGTCCACGAGGCCACCAGTCTCCAACTGGACAGGGTGGTGATGGAGAGTGGCCGCTCGGACCTGTTACTGACCTGCGACCTTCTCAACTACAATAAAGACTTGGTGGAGCAGTGA